The following are from one region of the Luteimonas sp. MC1572 genome:
- a CDS encoding O-antigen ligase: MTNSADTLPPAGAPAPSGWRWAPHWVLAFVALWPAPGYAEGVMVLGALLAIIKLLTARFRGGGALLSGPAWALTSVLFFAYWLPELLSAPDAVDPARALREAAVDLRYLPFLWLVAIAVASERGRRLTFIGLAVIVGVWTLDALAEVAFGTSPLFWGIDAAKQAISGRPMCNLEELASADRLGGVLGPCNLKLGVVLASLSPFALYAAGRRWHTAGWVVAAAAIGIVIVFAGSRASWLTYALVLVLSGWRLLGWKRLLLVFAFGLVTVLALGLASPDVRDRIERTTHALSADETGVDSALSGRTRIWGAALCMARAHPFNGVGARGFREAFPACDPQAGDVPAWGEGPALHAHQIVLEVLSETGVIGLLLWLAGMALALRAWRFADVAARERARPAMLALLVTVFPFNTHLAFYSTFWGGLTLMLAALYAGSLLARVSTPSPRPDAA, encoded by the coding sequence ATGACGAACTCCGCTGACACGCTGCCACCGGCAGGTGCGCCCGCGCCCAGCGGATGGCGCTGGGCGCCGCACTGGGTGCTGGCGTTCGTCGCGCTCTGGCCCGCGCCCGGCTATGCCGAGGGCGTGATGGTGCTCGGCGCGCTGCTGGCGATCATCAAGCTGCTCACCGCGCGCTTCCGCGGCGGTGGCGCGCTGCTCAGCGGCCCGGCGTGGGCGCTGACCAGCGTGCTGTTCTTCGCCTACTGGCTGCCCGAACTGCTGTCCGCGCCCGATGCCGTGGATCCGGCGCGCGCGCTGCGCGAAGCCGCGGTCGACCTGCGCTACCTGCCGTTCCTCTGGCTGGTGGCGATCGCCGTGGCCAGCGAGCGCGGCCGTCGGCTGACCTTCATCGGGCTGGCGGTGATCGTGGGCGTGTGGACCCTGGACGCGCTGGCCGAGGTCGCCTTCGGCACCAGCCCGCTGTTCTGGGGGATCGATGCCGCCAAGCAGGCGATCAGCGGTCGGCCGATGTGCAACCTCGAAGAACTGGCCAGCGCCGACCGCCTGGGCGGCGTGCTCGGCCCGTGCAACCTCAAGCTCGGCGTGGTGCTGGCCAGCCTGTCGCCGTTCGCGCTGTATGCCGCGGGGCGGCGCTGGCACACCGCCGGCTGGGTGGTCGCCGCCGCGGCAATCGGCATCGTGATCGTGTTCGCCGGTTCGCGCGCCTCGTGGCTGACCTATGCGCTGGTGCTGGTGCTGTCGGGTTGGCGCCTGCTCGGCTGGAAGCGCCTGCTGCTCGTGTTCGCGTTCGGCCTGGTGACAGTGCTGGCGCTGGGGCTGGCGTCGCCGGATGTCCGCGACCGCATCGAACGCACCACCCATGCGCTGTCGGCGGACGAGACCGGCGTCGACAGCGCACTGTCCGGGCGCACGCGGATCTGGGGCGCGGCGCTGTGCATGGCGCGCGCGCATCCCTTCAACGGCGTCGGCGCGCGCGGCTTCCGCGAGGCGTTCCCGGCCTGCGATCCGCAGGCCGGTGACGTGCCGGCCTGGGGCGAAGGGCCGGCGCTGCATGCGCACCAGATCGTGCTGGAAGTGCTGAGCGAAACCGGCGTGATCGGGCTGTTGCTGTGGCTGGCGGGCATGGCACTGGCGCTGCGCGCCTGGCGCTTCGCCGACGTCGCCGCGCGTGAGCGCGCGCGGCCGGCGATGCTCGCCCTGCTGGTGACGGTGTTCCCGTTCAACACCCACCTGGCGTTCTATTCCACGTTCTGGGGTGGCCTGACGCTGATGCTCGCCGCGCTCTACGCCGGCAGCCTGCTGGCGCGCGTCAGTACACCGAGCCCCCGTCCGGACGCCGCTTGA
- a CDS encoding glycosyltransferase translates to MHRPLTVLQVLPALESGGVERSTIEIAEALVRAGHRALVASAGGRLLPALRATGAVHVELPLGRKSLATLGQVRPLRRLCVEHGVDIVHARSRLPAWVAWRALRGIPETGRPRLVTTVHGLNSPSRYSAIMTRGERVICVSDTVRAYVLRAYPGTDPARLRVIPRGIDPAAFPRAPWPDPAARARAAASDSRLAGEGRLLLLPGRGTRLKGHGDALALLAALRSDGLDARLWMPGARDSARAAYVDELEASAAALGIADAVVIAPPTTAIADAYAACDLVLQLSRKPEAFGRTVVEALAVGRQVLGWDHGGVGELLHELQPAGAVPAFDAAALLARARALLGQPSRAPATMTAIPVTYLLRTMQDATLSVYDELR, encoded by the coding sequence ATGCACCGGCCGCTGACAGTCCTGCAGGTGTTGCCGGCGCTGGAATCCGGCGGCGTCGAGCGCTCCACCATCGAGATCGCCGAGGCGCTGGTGCGGGCCGGCCACCGCGCCCTGGTCGCATCGGCCGGCGGGCGCCTGCTGCCGGCGCTGCGTGCCACCGGTGCCGTGCACGTGGAGCTGCCGCTGGGCCGCAAGTCACTGGCGACGCTGGGCCAGGTGCGGCCGCTGCGTCGGCTGTGCGTCGAGCACGGCGTGGACATCGTGCACGCACGCTCGCGGCTGCCGGCGTGGGTCGCCTGGCGCGCGCTGCGCGGCATCCCCGAAACAGGCCGCCCGCGCCTGGTCACCACGGTCCACGGCTTGAACTCGCCCTCGCGCTACAGCGCGATCATGACCCGTGGCGAACGCGTCATATGCGTGTCCGACACGGTGCGCGCCTACGTGCTGCGCGCGTACCCGGGCACCGATCCCGCGCGCCTGCGGGTGATCCCGCGTGGCATCGACCCCGCGGCGTTCCCGCGCGCGCCCTGGCCGGACCCCGCTGCGCGCGCGCGCGCCGCCGCGTCGGACAGCCGTCTGGCCGGCGAGGGCCGGTTGCTGCTGCTGCCGGGTCGCGGCACCCGGCTCAAGGGGCATGGCGATGCGCTGGCGCTGCTGGCCGCGCTGCGCTCGGACGGCCTCGATGCGCGCCTTTGGATGCCGGGTGCGCGCGACTCGGCGCGTGCGGCGTACGTCGACGAGCTGGAGGCGTCCGCCGCCGCCCTCGGCATCGCCGACGCGGTGGTGATCGCGCCCCCGACCACGGCCATCGCCGATGCCTACGCGGCCTGCGACCTGGTGCTGCAGCTGTCGCGCAAACCGGAGGCCTTCGGGCGCACCGTGGTCGAAGCGCTGGCGGTCGGCCGCCAGGTGCTCGGCTGGGACCACGGCGGGGTGGGTGAGCTGCTGCACGAGCTGCAGCCGGCCGGCGCGGTGCCCGCGTTCGATGCCGCGGCGCTGCTGGCGCGCGCGCGCGCGCTGCTCGGACAGCCGTCACGGGCACCGGCTACGATGACCGCCATCCCCGTGACCTACTTGCTCCGGACGATGCAGGACGCCACGCTTTCGGTCTATGACGAACTCCGCTGA
- a CDS encoding zinc-finger domain-containing protein, whose product MSTAPTQPTVANAQTQYEVRRADLPLSCPLPSMALWNSHPRVYLPIEADGGQADCPYCSAHFVLVD is encoded by the coding sequence ATGTCCACCGCTCCGACGCAGCCCACCGTGGCCAACGCCCAGACGCAGTACGAGGTCCGGCGCGCCGACCTGCCGCTGAGCTGCCCGCTGCCGTCGATGGCGCTGTGGAACTCGCATCCGCGCGTCTACCTGCCGATCGAAGCCGACGGCGGCCAGGCCGACTGCCCGTACTGCAGCGCCCATTTCGTGCTGGTCGACTGA
- a CDS encoding malonic semialdehyde reductase: MTDALPATALARLFREARTHNAIGGEVGDDSLRALYDLVKFGPTEANACPARFVFVKSAEAKARLAPALSDGNRDKTLAAPVTVIIGHDMAFYDKLPVLFPHTDARSWFAGSDEARLERVGLRGSSMQAAYLIMAARALGLDCGPMSGFDNAMVDAAFFQGTAVRSNILVNLGHGDPAQLFPRSPRLSFDEAARIE; this comes from the coding sequence ATGACCGATGCATTGCCCGCCACCGCGCTTGCCCGCCTGTTCCGCGAGGCCCGCACCCACAACGCGATTGGCGGCGAGGTCGGCGACGACAGCCTGCGCGCGCTCTACGACCTGGTGAAGTTCGGTCCCACCGAGGCCAATGCCTGCCCGGCGCGCTTCGTGTTCGTGAAGTCGGCGGAAGCCAAGGCGCGCCTGGCGCCGGCGCTCAGCGACGGCAACCGCGACAAGACCCTGGCCGCGCCGGTCACCGTGATCATCGGCCACGACATGGCGTTCTACGACAAGCTGCCGGTGCTGTTCCCGCATACCGATGCGCGTTCGTGGTTCGCCGGCTCCGACGAAGCGCGCCTGGAGCGCGTGGGCCTGCGTGGCTCCAGCATGCAGGCGGCCTACCTGATCATGGCCGCGCGCGCGCTCGGCCTCGACTGCGGGCCGATGAGCGGCTTCGACAACGCGATGGTCGACGCGGCGTTTTTCCAGGGCACGGCGGTGCGTTCCAACATCCTCGTCAACCTGGGCCACGGCGATCCTGCGCAGCTGTTCCCGCGTTCGCCGCGGCTGTCGTTCGACGAGGCCGCCAGGATCGAGTGA
- a CDS encoding mitochondrial fission ELM1 family protein, with product MVTTAERAHPAVAWALSDGRAGNARQATALAEALGVGAVDDVALAARAPWSWLAPRCLPGAAQAFGAPFAASLAAPPLVAVGCGRQAALATRLLRARGARAVQVLDPRIDPRHWDLVVTPAHDGLRGDNVITTLGSLHAIDDAWLARARMEFADFAELPSPRTALLLGGPSAHAGFDLVAFQGLLALADAVAAREGGSLLVTASRRTPPALRDALRAHRGRVSLMAWVDDTDGRNPYPGMLAWADRIVCTADSVNMLSEACATAAPVFVAGADRVRGRPRRFVDELLSRGRVRAVDERLDGYIAIPLRETGRIAGEVRARLGLA from the coding sequence ATGGTCACGACAGCAGAACGCGCGCACCCGGCCGTCGCCTGGGCGCTGAGCGATGGACGCGCCGGCAACGCGCGCCAGGCCACCGCGCTTGCCGAAGCGCTGGGCGTCGGTGCCGTGGACGACGTGGCGCTGGCGGCGCGCGCACCGTGGTCGTGGCTTGCGCCACGCTGCCTGCCGGGCGCCGCGCAGGCCTTCGGCGCGCCGTTCGCGGCGAGCCTGGCAGCGCCACCGCTGGTCGCCGTCGGCTGTGGCCGGCAGGCGGCGCTGGCCACGCGCCTGCTGCGCGCACGCGGCGCGCGCGCGGTGCAGGTGCTCGATCCGCGCATCGACCCGCGCCACTGGGATCTGGTCGTCACCCCTGCGCATGACGGCTTGCGCGGCGACAACGTGATCACCACGCTCGGCAGCCTGCATGCGATCGACGACGCCTGGCTGGCGCGCGCGCGGATGGAATTCGCGGACTTCGCGGAGCTGCCGTCGCCGCGCACCGCCCTGCTGCTCGGCGGGCCGAGCGCGCATGCCGGCTTCGACCTTGTGGCATTTCAAGGCTTGCTGGCGCTGGCCGACGCCGTGGCCGCGCGCGAAGGCGGCAGCCTGCTGGTGACGGCCTCGCGGCGCACGCCGCCCGCACTGCGCGATGCCCTGCGCGCGCACCGCGGCCGCGTGTCGCTGATGGCGTGGGTGGACGACACCGATGGCCGCAACCCCTATCCCGGCATGCTGGCCTGGGCGGACCGCATCGTGTGCACCGCCGACTCCGTGAACATGCTGTCCGAAGCCTGCGCCACCGCGGCGCCGGTGTTCGTGGCCGGCGCGGACCGCGTGCGCGGACGGCCGCGGCGCTTCGTCGACGAACTGCTGTCGCGCGGGCGCGTCCGCGCGGTGGACGAGCGCCTCGACGGCTACATCGCCATTCCGCTGCGCGAGACCGGGCGCATCGCCGGCGAGGTGCGTGCGCGGCTCGGACTCGCCTGA
- a CDS encoding Mpo1-like protein: MDIASQTDRPIDRWFASYSGDHRNARNQAIHVFAVPAILWSVIALLWCIPSPGTALRQGVWAALAMFAAWLFYQRASRPLGVGMAVQLLAMASLCWWLHDALGTRGLLALAVGVFVVAWIAQFIGHRIEGRKPSFFTDLVYLLIGPAWVLAKLYRRLGWRW, translated from the coding sequence ATGGACATCGCAAGCCAGACCGACCGCCCCATCGACCGCTGGTTCGCGAGCTATTCCGGCGACCACCGCAATGCCCGCAACCAGGCCATCCACGTGTTCGCGGTGCCGGCCATCCTGTGGAGCGTGATCGCCCTGCTGTGGTGCATCCCGTCGCCGGGCACCGCGCTCCGCCAAGGGGTGTGGGCGGCGCTGGCGATGTTCGCGGCCTGGCTGTTCTACCAGCGCGCGTCGCGCCCGCTCGGCGTCGGCATGGCGGTGCAGCTGCTGGCCATGGCCTCGCTGTGCTGGTGGCTGCACGACGCGCTGGGCACGCGCGGGCTGCTGGCGCTCGCCGTAGGCGTGTTCGTGGTGGCGTGGATCGCGCAGTTCATCGGCCACCGCATCGAAGGCCGCAAGCCGAGCTTTTTCACCGACCTGGTGTATCTGCTGATCGGCCCGGCCTGGGTGCTGGCCAAGCTCTACCGCCGCCTGGGGTGGCGCTGGTAG
- a CDS encoding DMT family transporter yields MSPRDLFLILAICMAWAGNFLFSAYALLEMPAFLYTALRMGIVALVLLPFLKPVPRAQWPRFLAVALCMNVLHFGLSFWALRLAGELSAVAIVMQSYVPMSALLAWVVLGERFAWRTGTAIAVSFIGVLVIGFDPSIVEKPAAILAMLVSAGFLALGTVLMRRLGGIGMLTQQGWSALIAVLPLLAISLVFEPGGVSALATFSPRAWIGVTYSALVASLLGHGVYFLLLQRHPVAQLTPWLMLTPLLAVLLGIVFWGDRPGPQLWIGGALVLGGVVAIALRAMATARPLPPAREI; encoded by the coding sequence ATGTCCCCACGCGACCTCTTCCTGATCCTGGCCATCTGCATGGCGTGGGCGGGGAATTTCCTGTTCTCGGCCTACGCGCTGCTCGAGATGCCGGCGTTCCTGTACACCGCACTGCGCATGGGCATCGTGGCGCTGGTCCTGCTGCCGTTCCTGAAGCCCGTGCCGCGCGCGCAGTGGCCGCGCTTCCTGGCCGTGGCGCTGTGCATGAACGTGCTGCACTTCGGCCTGAGCTTCTGGGCGCTGCGCCTGGCGGGTGAACTGTCGGCGGTGGCGATCGTGATGCAGAGCTACGTGCCGATGTCGGCGCTGCTGGCCTGGGTGGTGCTGGGCGAGCGTTTCGCCTGGCGCACCGGCACCGCGATCGCGGTGAGCTTCATCGGCGTGCTGGTGATCGGCTTCGATCCCTCGATCGTCGAAAAGCCGGCCGCGATCCTGGCGATGCTGGTGTCGGCGGGCTTCCTGGCGCTGGGCACGGTGCTGATGCGGCGCCTGGGCGGCATCGGCATGCTGACCCAGCAGGGCTGGAGCGCGCTGATCGCGGTGCTGCCGCTGCTGGCGATCAGCCTGGTGTTCGAACCCGGCGGCGTGTCGGCGCTGGCCACGTTCTCGCCGCGTGCCTGGATCGGGGTGACGTATTCGGCGCTGGTCGCCTCGCTGCTCGGCCATGGTGTGTATTTCCTGCTGCTGCAGCGCCATCCGGTGGCGCAGCTCACGCCGTGGCTCATGCTGACGCCGCTGCTGGCGGTCCTGCTGGGCATCGTGTTCTGGGGCGACCGCCCCGGTCCGCAGCTGTGGATCGGCGGCGCGCTGGTGCTGGGCGGCGTGGTCGCGATCGCGCTGCGCGCCATGGCCACCGCGCGGCCGCTGCCGCCGGCGCGCGAGATCTGA
- a CDS encoding nucleoside-diphosphate sugar epimerase, translating to MELHDHAHPRALLFGGSGQIGAALLARLLAAGWRVDALSRTEQTAGEGVRWLRGGFDAMPGLEARYDVVLGCGPLDRFARWFEDARVDTPRLVAFGSTSLAVKQGSADAGERELAARLAVAEARLLATAARRGTAATLLRPTLVYGAGRDLTLSRIAALARRRGWFALPRGADGLRQPVHVDDLAATAMSAIAAGAASQGRSYDLPGGETLPYCDMVARVLVALQPPARLVELPAPVFAGLAAAARAAGLLQGFGAAAQLRLRQDLVFDARPAMDDLGHAPRPFRPDAAMFDPR from the coding sequence ATGGAATTGCATGACCATGCGCACCCCCGCGCGCTGCTGTTCGGTGGCAGCGGCCAGATCGGCGCCGCGCTGCTCGCGCGCCTGTTGGCTGCGGGCTGGCGCGTGGATGCGCTGTCGCGCACGGAGCAAACGGCGGGCGAGGGCGTGCGCTGGCTGCGCGGCGGTTTCGACGCGATGCCCGGGCTCGAAGCGCGCTACGACGTGGTGCTGGGCTGCGGCCCCCTCGACCGTTTCGCGCGCTGGTTCGAAGATGCCCGCGTCGACACGCCGCGCCTGGTCGCATTCGGGTCCACCAGCCTCGCCGTGAAGCAGGGCTCGGCCGATGCCGGCGAGCGCGAACTCGCAGCGCGCCTGGCCGTTGCCGAAGCGCGGCTGTTGGCGACCGCGGCACGGCGCGGCACGGCGGCCACGCTGCTGCGCCCGACCCTGGTCTACGGCGCCGGGCGCGACCTCACGCTGTCGCGGATCGCGGCGCTGGCGCGGCGGCGCGGCTGGTTCGCGCTGCCGCGCGGTGCCGACGGGCTGCGCCAGCCAGTGCACGTGGATGACCTCGCGGCCACCGCGATGTCCGCGATCGCGGCCGGGGCCGCCAGCCAGGGGCGTTCCTACGACCTTCCCGGAGGTGAAACCCTGCCGTATTGCGACATGGTGGCGCGGGTACTGGTCGCGCTGCAGCCGCCGGCACGGCTGGTCGAGCTGCCCGCGCCGGTTTTCGCCGGCCTTGCGGCGGCGGCCCGTGCAGCGGGTCTGCTGCAGGGCTTCGGTGCCGCGGCACAGCTGCGCCTGCGCCAGGACCTGGTGTTCGACGCGCGGCCGGCGATGGACGACCTCGGCCACGCGCCGCGCCCGTTCCGGCCGGACGCCGCGATGTTCGACCCGCGCTGA
- a CDS encoding monovalent cation/H+ antiporter subunit A, producing the protein MLELMLALPFLFALVLAILRDAPARACAWLAGLAPLLGLAILAWFTPDVIAGGIPRAMHDWLPEAGLALSLRLDGLAWMFALMVLGIGGLVVMYAHYYLGPQEKTRRFFCFLLLFMGAMLGMVLSGNLLLTVVFWELTSISSFLLIGFWFHRDDAREGARMALTITAAGGLALLGGVVLIGRVVGSYELDAVLASGAAIRAHELYPWILGLVLAAVFTKSAQFPFHFWLPHAMAAPTPVSAYLHSATMVKAGVFLLARLHPSLAGTDLFFYVVSGIGALTLLVGAWNAIFQHDMKGVLAYSTISHLGLITLLLGLSTPMATVAALFHILNHATFKASLFMAAGIIDHEAGTRDMRRLGGLWRLMPYTSALAIIASLAMAGIPLLNGFLSKEMFFAQALEIEGDDAMRTFITVAAFLFATFGVAYSLRFVHDTFLGSGPREVTQEVHEAPTFMRLPVAVLVIACVAVGVAPQWTVGPLLATAARGVLGDAVPAYSLSVWHGFNMPLLMSLGGVACGVALYLGLRKVLDLHAIVQRSLGRRLFHLNIEALFRLARRFTHTIANGSMQRSLLWLVLVAISAGAAPFIAGWGEPREALVFESRPMVHLAWVLWLMLVGCALATLALYRQRLLAVLVMGGCGLAVSMTFVALSAPDLALTQLLVELVTVALMLLGLHYLPKDSPPPRSLPRRVRDGVVALAAGAGTAGLAWAMMVRPPVNAAAAEITARALPEAWGSNIVNVILVDFRGFDTLGEITVFGIAGLVVHAMLRRARMAPEKIMPGPPVKLPVPADLAQMMFPLTLVVSIFLFLRGHNAPGGGFIAGLTLAVPLLIQYVIQGAESVESRFGFDYIRAIGAGLMVALVAGVGPMLFGLPFLSSGHYDLELPLLGVIPLASSAAFDVGVYLVVFGSTMLILSMMGTLKPSKTMVAHRGTINPATRSAVTGEAN; encoded by the coding sequence ATGCTGGAGTTGATGCTGGCCCTGCCGTTCCTGTTTGCGCTGGTGCTCGCGATCCTCCGCGATGCGCCGGCCCGCGCATGTGCGTGGCTGGCCGGGCTGGCGCCCCTCCTGGGCCTGGCGATCCTGGCATGGTTCACCCCGGACGTGATCGCGGGTGGCATCCCGCGGGCGATGCACGACTGGCTGCCGGAGGCCGGACTGGCGCTGAGCCTGCGCCTCGACGGACTGGCGTGGATGTTCGCGCTGATGGTGCTGGGCATCGGCGGCCTGGTGGTGATGTATGCCCACTACTACCTCGGGCCGCAGGAAAAGACCCGGCGCTTCTTCTGCTTCCTGCTGCTGTTCATGGGCGCGATGCTGGGCATGGTGCTGTCCGGCAACCTGCTGCTCACGGTGGTGTTCTGGGAGCTGACATCGATCAGCTCGTTCCTGCTGATCGGCTTCTGGTTCCACCGCGACGACGCCCGCGAGGGCGCGCGCATGGCACTCACCATCACCGCGGCCGGCGGCCTGGCGCTGCTGGGCGGCGTGGTGCTGATCGGCCGCGTGGTGGGCAGCTACGAGCTGGACGCCGTGCTCGCGTCGGGCGCCGCGATCCGCGCCCACGAGCTCTATCCCTGGATCCTGGGCCTGGTGCTGGCCGCGGTGTTCACCAAGAGCGCGCAGTTCCCGTTCCACTTCTGGCTCCCGCACGCGATGGCGGCACCGACGCCGGTGTCCGCCTACCTGCACTCGGCGACCATGGTGAAGGCCGGCGTGTTCCTGCTGGCGCGGCTGCATCCCTCGCTCGCCGGCACCGACCTGTTCTTCTACGTGGTGTCCGGCATCGGCGCGCTGACCCTGCTGGTCGGCGCGTGGAACGCCATCTTCCAGCACGACATGAAGGGCGTGCTGGCGTACTCCACCATCTCGCACCTCGGCCTGATCACCCTGCTGCTGGGCCTGTCGACGCCGATGGCGACGGTGGCGGCGCTGTTCCACATCCTCAACCACGCGACGTTCAAGGCCTCGCTGTTCATGGCCGCCGGCATCATCGACCACGAGGCCGGCACCCGCGACATGCGACGGCTGGGCGGGCTGTGGCGGCTGATGCCCTACACCAGTGCACTGGCCATCATCGCCTCGCTGGCGATGGCCGGCATTCCGCTGCTCAACGGCTTCCTGTCCAAGGAGATGTTCTTCGCGCAGGCGCTGGAGATCGAGGGCGACGATGCGATGCGCACCTTCATCACCGTGGCGGCGTTCCTGTTCGCGACCTTCGGCGTGGCCTACAGCCTGCGTTTCGTCCATGACACCTTCCTCGGCAGTGGCCCGCGCGAGGTGACGCAGGAGGTCCACGAGGCGCCGACCTTCATGCGCTTGCCGGTGGCCGTGCTTGTGATCGCCTGCGTTGCGGTCGGCGTGGCGCCGCAGTGGACCGTCGGCCCGCTGCTGGCCACCGCCGCGCGCGGCGTGCTCGGCGACGCGGTGCCCGCGTACAGCCTGTCGGTCTGGCACGGCTTCAACATGCCGCTGCTGATGAGCCTCGGCGGCGTGGCCTGCGGCGTCGCGCTATACCTCGGCCTGCGCAAGGTGCTGGACCTGCACGCCATCGTGCAGCGCTCGCTGGGGCGCCGGCTGTTCCACCTCAACATCGAGGCGCTGTTCCGCCTTGCGCGGCGCTTCACCCACACCATCGCCAACGGCAGCATGCAGCGCAGCCTGCTGTGGCTGGTGCTGGTGGCGATTTCCGCGGGCGCCGCGCCCTTCATCGCCGGCTGGGGCGAGCCGCGCGAAGCGCTCGTCTTCGAATCCAGGCCGATGGTGCACCTGGCCTGGGTGCTGTGGCTGATGCTGGTCGGCTGCGCGCTCGCCACGCTGGCCCTGTACCGCCAGCGCCTGCTCGCGGTGCTGGTGATGGGCGGCTGCGGGCTGGCGGTCAGCATGACGTTCGTGGCGCTTTCGGCACCCGACCTGGCCCTGACCCAGCTGCTGGTGGAACTGGTGACCGTCGCCCTGATGCTGCTTGGCCTGCACTACCTGCCCAAGGATTCGCCACCACCGCGTTCACTGCCGCGCCGGGTGCGCGACGGCGTGGTGGCGCTGGCGGCCGGTGCCGGCACCGCCGGCCTGGCGTGGGCGATGATGGTGCGGCCGCCGGTCAACGCCGCGGCCGCCGAGATCACCGCGCGCGCGCTGCCCGAGGCGTGGGGCAGCAACATCGTCAACGTGATCCTGGTCGACTTCCGCGGTTTCGACACCCTGGGCGAGATCACCGTGTTCGGCATCGCCGGGCTGGTGGTGCACGCCATGCTGCGCCGCGCGCGCATGGCGCCGGAGAAGATCATGCCCGGCCCGCCGGTCAAGCTGCCGGTGCCGGCCGACCTCGCGCAGATGATGTTCCCGCTGACGCTGGTGGTGTCGATCTTCCTGTTCCTGCGCGGCCACAACGCGCCGGGCGGCGGCTTCATCGCCGGCCTGACGCTGGCCGTGCCGCTGCTGATCCAGTACGTGATCCAGGGCGCCGAGTCGGTGGAATCGCGGTTCGGCTTCGACTACATCCGCGCCATCGGCGCCGGGCTGATGGTCGCGCTGGTCGCGGGCGTGGGCCCCATGCTGTTCGGCCTGCCGTTCCTCAGCAGCGGCCACTACGACCTGGAGCTGCCGCTGCTCGGCGTCATCCCGCTGGCCAGTTCGGCGGCGTTCGACGTCGGCGTGTACCTGGTGGTGTTCGGCAGCACCATGCTGATCCTGTCGATGATGGGCACGCTGAAGCCTTCCAAGACCATGGTCGCCCACCGGGGCACCATCAACCCGGCCACGCGCTCGGCCGTCACCGGGGAGGCCAACTGA
- a CDS encoding Na+/H+ antiporter subunit C produces the protein MEFAIASGIGVLVSTGVYLMLRARSFDVILGLTLLSYATNLLIFSSGRLVVGKPPILRDGVDATLANYTDPLPQALVLTAIVIAFAMTAVMIVLAMRSRADNDSDHVDAGDMIDRPGKES, from the coding sequence ATGGAGTTCGCGATCGCCAGCGGTATCGGCGTGCTGGTCTCGACCGGCGTGTACCTGATGCTGCGCGCCCGCTCGTTCGACGTGATCCTGGGGCTGACCCTGCTGTCGTACGCCACCAACCTGCTGATCTTCTCAAGCGGCCGCCTGGTGGTGGGCAAGCCGCCGATCCTTCGCGACGGCGTCGACGCCACGCTGGCCAACTACACCGACCCGCTGCCGCAGGCGCTGGTCCTGACCGCGATCGTGATCGCGTTCGCCATGACCGCGGTGATGATCGTGCTGGCCATGCGCAGCCGCGCCGACAACGACAGCGACCATGTCGACGCCGGCGACATGATCGACCGCCCGGGGAAGGAGTCGTGA